Proteins found in one Apostichopus japonicus isolate 1M-3 chromosome 16, ASM3797524v1, whole genome shotgun sequence genomic segment:
- the LOC139983538 gene encoding uncharacterized protein, which produces MVKPGVYTINKEELKNGDNTTEYVHVEVQPLPPKYDTVVKERKGCTGMRLLGVFLFLLVIVGIAVGITYAVRWEEGGSPDKNHEDHEGRPHHGDGDNTDDSSEDHDDRPHHGDDDDTDDTSEDHDGRPHHGDDDDTDDSSEDHDGRPHHGDGDNTDDSSEDHDGRPHHGNDDGEDDDDDKINHRNMNNPPFRSINQWKSERAGREKMVAQRRPIQARPAYQGRSRVETEEARYGHDYGHSGKQYRKRA; this is translated from the exons ATGGTGAAGCCAGGCGTCTACACAATCAACAAGGAGGAATTGAAAAATGGAGACAACACCACGGAGTACGTCCACGTGGAG GTACAACCACTGCCTCCGAAGTACGACACTGTCGTAAAAGAACGCAAAGGATGTACTGGCATGAGATTACTGGGTGTCTTCCTGTTCCTTCTTGTCATCGTGGGAATTGCAGTCGGTATTACGTACGCAGTTCGATGGGAAGAG GGTGGCAGCCCAGATAAAAATCATGAAGATCATGAGGGCCGTCCACACCACGGAGATGGTGACAATACAGACGACAGTTCTGAAGATCATGACGACCGTCCACACCACGGAGATGATGACGATACAGACGACACTTCTGAAGATCATGACGGCCGTCCACACCACGGAGATGATGACGATACAGACGACAGTTCTGAAGATCATGACGGCCGTCCACACCACGGAGATGGTGACAATACAGACGACAGTTCTGAAGATCATGACGGCCGTCCACACCACGGTAATGACGACGGCgaggatgacgatgatgataaaatCAACCACAGGAACATGAACAATCCTCCTTTCCGAAGTATTAATCAATGGAAATCTGAGAGAGCAGGTAGAGAGAAAATGGTCGCTCAGCGTCGACCAATTCAGGCACGCCCTGCCTATCAGGGAAGAAGTAGAGTCGAGACTGAAGAGGCCAGATACGGTCACGACTATGGACATAGCGGCAAACAGTATCGTAAACGTGCCTAG
- the LOC139982034 gene encoding uncharacterized protein, whose product MVKPQLNLDKKDDLKKPDGTLVKVVTISEEPAPLNPEPIYAPPTPRRGGRACKCLCLALTLILFFLTIIVATVLFLGYGNEGSFCSVGYYDDWYYDDIVYPSDYYYNFDSSYDGSDWYPGKRPYGDDMLNPPKPTGPPILRYLKEGLDINLELRIIRINRGEDDMFPAVNVLHDFNKNISAYSMPSSGVCYILPLDMQSTLTPEDFQYLMDTEAYKDMDFPMNSKLYTVNPERATDLGEHIEEMCDDYSSYYISSVPTEQWPTFWTTARQVLRDHFGGRRGSSSSDEEGRRGGRHRGGSSRHGSRGSSHSDSSSSSSDEEGGRRSRGIARVRDYLDNMRSFDGQQVVDMHVFQTHNLDDLSPENLEKLTDLVETEKEDGFMP is encoded by the exons ATGGTTAAGCCACAATTAAATCTTGATAAGAAGGATGATTTGAAGAAACCAGACGGGACTCTCGTGAAGGTTGTAACG ATTTCCGAGGAGCCAGCACCTCTCAATCCAGAGCCCATCTACGCCCCGCCCACTCCGAGACGTGGAGGGCGGGCTTGCAAGTGTCTCTGTCTAGCTCTCACACTCATCTTATTCTTTCTGACGATCATTGTGGCAACCGTACTCTTTCTCGGTTATGGTAACGAG GGGAGCTTCTGCAGTGTGGGCTACTACGATGACTGGTACTACGACGACATCGTCTATCCATCCGACTACTACTATAACTTTGACAGCAGCTACGATGGTAGTGATTGGTATCCTGGCAAAAGGCCATATGGTGACGACATGCTA AATCCACCAAAGCCGACCGGTCCCCCCATCCTTCGATACCTCAAGGAAGGATTGGACATCAACCTGGAACTTCGCATCATCCGAATCAACCGAGGAGAAGATGACATGTTTCCTGCGGTCAATGTACTCCACGACTTCAACAAG aacatCTCCGCTTACTCGATGCCATCCTCAGGTGTCTGTTACATCCTGCCATTGGACATGCAGTCCACATTGACTCCCGAAGACTTCCAGTATCTGATGGAT ACTGAAGCTTACAAAGACATGGATTTCCCAATGAACAGTAAACTGTACACTGTGAATCCAGAGAGAGCCACTGATCTCGGAGAACACATCGAGGAGATGTGCGACGACTACAGCTCTTACTACATCAGCAGCGTCCCCACCGAACAATGGCCGACCTTCTGGACTACTGCCCGCCAG GTTTTGCGTGACCACTTTGGTGGACGAAGAGGTAGCTCCAGCTCTGACGAGGAGGGGCGACGTGGCGGCAGACATCGTGGAGGCAGCAGTCGCCACGGAAGCAGAGGCAGTAGTCATAGCGACAGCAGCAGTAGCAGCAGCGATGAGGAGGGTGGCCGACGTTCTCGTGGAA TCGCTCGTGTCAGGGACTATCTGGATAACATGCGCTCCTTTGACGGCCAACAAGTGGTGGACATGCATGTGTTCCAGACCCACAACTTGGATGACCTCTCACCAGAGAACCTGGAGAAGTTGACTGATCTTGTGGAGACAGAGAAGGAAGATGGCTTTATGCCttag